One part of the Palaemon carinicauda isolate YSFRI2023 chromosome 23, ASM3689809v2, whole genome shotgun sequence genome encodes these proteins:
- the LOC137617724 gene encoding sodium- and chloride-dependent GABA transporter 1-like — MVRMDNIRQDDSEAGIGRNGKYEINSSSRSKVTNTSSKADVKISVDDMEDVTRVEESCTNPVPNKNEETSGAKTCPSTVNDESSNLCAKHETITNKDTVEDAGCVADVVISDNSAELDEHSEIIFLDSGETKYDTVAEAVNDMIVSDASELTCVTYLSTNDDLNSDVSTGVMGLHDSVSNYVTDTVNSRKYNQSNGSNLPVAQRRNSDISVNKNVVDLDSGNLNSNNNIDEQCSNGANSPRNSTVHNKTPSRSLDQEDYEDLNLAINTDRTPNQSLRERPVQCSTPHDSQPNEISENADPRPMIDSILNDGMPVTATSIHNHSNGHTNVGGSGNSLTNGRAPPVEAPSSASYARNASPNTLNRQNRRNWCFIKYWAMRDKVVMLLQSLVGLSTDRQEWNRPFDSNISLASYTVGLSNILRFPYLMIKHGGANFLISYGISLLVIGFPLYMVDISLAQYLSLEPTNVYSHLAPMFSGLGWAMIATAFFVSIYYSVVLSWILVYFYQSLRDPLPWEPSANKINECGSEPCHGNDPFEVPKNFFHSDLLDKPDTEEPSHLSSQLVVCLGLAWLLVVLSVIRRRHGNASYVTIVIPYVVLLVLLLYRCVFDSKERCHAGFQSFLYPNQNQMSPDLENTGVWIDAASQMLFSLGHALGGHGTLASYNSFHQSTLWSSVIVVLWDTGTSILCTCIVYSAMCYPIQDCYPSPLTGDVAFITYSFLVMKIGSAWSVLFFLVLFILGISSLVGFVETITTALFTKIGCLRSRYFSFICTSCFLLFLLGLPMCSFKGIHQVELMHMYTCKVSIIVLGLLQVILVGYIFGFRKFMKLVREDMKISIPVVVEWYLAISLKLLVPVAFAVLLLLTLLYDEYISTKDKEYSETQLGLILPITSCLFVPGFAVYELYKNRGTNWQELLKPSAQFRPANQRRQEGTSFVLNDGSEYSMSSSVHAAGGFNPYITISSITEMFRWSRNWSVDNNGTALDRTAPPAPAALQLSRISDDGS, encoded by the exons ATGGTGAGAATGGATAACATCAGACAGGATGACAGCGAAGCAGGAATCGGCagaaatggaaaatatgaaatCAATTCATCCAGCAGAAGCAAGGTCACAAATACTAGTAGCAAAGCAGACGTCAAAATTTCAGTGGACGATATGGAAGATGTGACACGTGTTGAAGAGTCGTGTACAAATCCCGTTCCGAATAAAAATGAAGAAACTTCCGGTGCCAAAACATGTCCTTCGACGGTAAATGATGAAAGTTCGAACTTGTGTGCCAAACATGAAACCATTACAAATAAAGATACTGTTGAGGATGCAGGTTGTGTGGCAGATGTGGTCATCAGTGATAACAGTGCAGAACTCGATGAACATTCCGAAATTATTTTCCTCGACAGTGGAGAGACAAAATACGACACAGTAGCTGAAGCAGTGAATGATATGATTGTAAGTGACGCGTCGGAACTGACATGTGTGACCTATTTAAGTACGAACGACGACTTGAACAGTGATGTTTCAACAGGTGTCATGGGACTTCATGACAGTGTGTCTAACTATGTCACGGACACAGTAAACTCTAGAAAATACAACCAAAGCAATGGCTCAAATTTACCGGTTGCCCAAAGACGGAATAGTGACATCTCCGTAAACAAAAATGTAGTGGATTTAGATTCCGGAAACTTAAATTCCAACAATAATATAGATGAACAATGCTCAAACGGTGCGAATTCGCCCAGAAACAGCACCGTCCATAATAAAACGCCAAGCAGAAGCTTAGATCAAGAAGACTATGAAGATCTGAACCTCGCAATCAACACCGATCGTACACCTAACCAGAGCTTGAGAGAGCGCCCTGTTCAATGCAGTACACCCCATGACAGCCAACCAAATGAAATTTCAGAAAACGCTGACCCTCGGCCGATGATTGATAGCATCTTGAATGATGGTATGCCAGTCACCGCCACCAGCATCCACAACCATTCAAATGGGCATACAAACGTTGGAGGTTCTGGGAATTCTCTCACAAATGGCAGAGCTCCACCAGTTGAAGCTCCGAGCTCAGCTTCATATGCCCGTAATGCGAGTCCAAATACACTCAATAGACAAAACAGGAGAAATTGGTGTTTTATCAAATATTGG GCAATGAGGGATAAAGTCGTGATGCTGTTGCAATCCCTCGTAGGACTATCCACCGATAGACAAGAATGGAACAGGCCATTTGACAGTAACATTAGCCTGGCATCTTATACAGTTGGACTTTCCAATATACTGCGGTTTCCCTACTTGATGATCAAACATGGTGGAG CAAATTTCCTCATCTCCTACGGCATTAGCCTGCTGGTGATTGGCTTCCCTCTGTATATGGTGGACATCTCCCTTGCGCAGTATCTAAGTCTCGAGCCTACCAATGTATACTCCCACTTAGCTCCTATGTTCTCGG GACTTGGCTGGGCGATGATAGCAACCGCGTTTTTCGTCAGCATATACTACAGCGTCGTACTATCTTGGATTCTAGTCTACTTCTACCAGTCTTTAAGAGACCCGCTACCTTGGGAACCCAGCGCGAACAAAATCAATG AATGTGGATCTGAACCGTGCCATGGAAATGATCCATTTGAAGTTCCTAAGAATTTTTTTCA CTCTGACCTGCTGGATAAACCAGATACAGAGGAGCCTTCGCATCTTAGTAGTCAACTAGTTGTATGTCTAGGCTTGGCATGGCTGTTGGTTGTACTTTCTGTCATCAGAAGAAGACATGGGAATGCCAGTTATGTCACTATAGTCATTCCTTATGTTGTTCTTCTGGTTCTTTTGTTATATA GATGCGTCTTCGATAGCAAAGAACGCTGTCACGCGGGTTTCCAGTCATTTTTGTATCCTAATCAG AATCAGATGAGTCCTGATCTGGAGAATACAGGAGTTTGGATTGATGCGGCTTCTCAGATGCTCTTTTCTTTGGGCCATGCTCTGGGAGGACATGGTACTCTCGCATCATACAACTCCTTCCATCAAAGTACACTCTG GAGTTCCGTCATCGTCGTACTGTGGGACACGGGAACGTCGATCCTGTGCACTTGCATTGTATACAGTGCAATGTGTTACCCCATCCAGGATTGCTACCCTTCCCCACTCACTGGGGATGTCGCATTCATTACTTACTCGTTCCTTGTAATGAAGATTGGTTCTGCTTGGTCAGTCCTGTTTTTTCTTGTCCTCTTCATTTTAGGAATCAGTAGTCTG GTAGGATTTGTGGAAACCATAACAACAGCTTTGTTCACCAAAATTGGTTGCCTTCGCTCCAGATATTTCTCATTTATTTGCACGAGCTGTTTTCTGCTCTTTCTTTTGGGTCTGCCTATGTGCTCCTTCAAGGGGATACATCAAGTAGAGCTTATGCACATGTACACCTGCAAGGTTTCCATCATTGTTCTGGGACTACTCCAAGTTATACTAGTCGGTTACATCTTTG GGTTCCGGAAGTTTATGAAACTCGTGCGAGAGGACATGAAGATATCCATTCCTGTAGTAGTTGAATGGTATTTAGCAATCTCCCTGAAGCTCCTTGTTCCAGTGGCCTTTGCT GTGCTTCTCTTGTTAACACTGTTATACGACGAGTACATCAGTACCAAGGACAAAGAATATTCTGAAACGCAGTTAGGACTGATACTTCCGATAACGTCATGTCTTTTCGTTCCGGGTTTTGCCGTCTACGAACTCTACAAGAACAGAGGAACA